Proteins found in one Miscanthus floridulus cultivar M001 chromosome 4, ASM1932011v1, whole genome shotgun sequence genomic segment:
- the LOC136550910 gene encoding 9-cis-epoxycarotenoid dioxygenase NCED4, chloroplastic-like, translated as MPSSISAPAPPAAPATAPATGRPKKPSQLNPNTSKTRTPVPARPMRAAPTPARREAAGAVPKWNPLQRLAAAALDAVEEGLVAGVLERAHPLPRTADPAVQIAGNYAPVGERPPTGELPVSGRVPACLDGVYVRNGANPLHAPRAGHHLFDGDGMLHAVRLRRGRAESYACRFTETARLKQERAIGRPVFPKAIGELHGHSGVARLLLFGARSLCGVLDASQGIGVANAGLVYHNNRLLAMSEDDLPYHVRVTADGDLETVGRYDFGGQLDTAMIAHPKLDPATGELFALSYNVVSKPFLKYFYFTADGRKSPDVVIPVDAPTMMHDFAVTENHAIIPDQQIVFKLQEMVLGGSPVVYDRNKTARFGVLPKRATDASRLQWVQVPDCFCFHLWNAWEDDATGEIVVIGSCMTPADAVFNESSSGEESFRSVLSEIRLDPRTGKSSRRAVLSDADQVNLEAGMVNRQLLGRKTRYAYLAIAEPWPKVSGFGKVDLENGTVEKFIYGEGRYGGEPCFVPRPDAPAGAAEDDGYVLCYVHDEGRGASEMLVVNARDMRAEAAVKLPGRVPYGLHGTFIGGEELQRQA; from the coding sequence ATGCCGTCCTCCATCTCTGCTCCAGCTCCACCGGCGGCTCCGGCCACCGCGCCGGCGACGGGCAGGCCCAAGAAGCCGTCCCAGCTCAACCCCAACACCAGCAAGACCAGGACCCCGGTCCCTGCGCGGCCAATGCGCGCCGCTCCTACCCCGGCGCGGCGCGAGGCGGCCGGCGCCGTGCCCAAGTGGAACCCGCTCCAGCggctcgcggcggcggcgctcgacgcggtggaggaggggctcgTGGCGGGCGTCCTGGAGCGCGCGCACCCGCTCCCACGGACCGCCGACCCGGCCGTCCAGATCGCCGGCAACTACGCTCCCGTCGGGGAGCGCCCGCCCACCGGCGAGCTCCCGGTGTCCGGGCGCGTCCCGGCGTGCCTTGACGGCGTGTACGTCCGCAACGGCGCCAACCCGCTGCACGCGCCGCGGGCGGGGCACCACCTCTTCGACGGCGACGGCATGCTGCACGCCGTGCGGCTCCGCAGGGGCCGCGCCGAGTCGTACGCGTGCCGGTTCACGGAGACGGCGCGCCTCAAGCAGGAGCGCGCCATCGGGAGGCCCGTCTTCCCCAAGGCCATCGGCGAGCTCCACGGCCACTCGGGCGTGGCGCGCCTCCTCCTCTTCGGGGCGCGATCCCTCTGCGGCGTGCTCGACGCGTCGCAGGGGATCGGGGTCGCCAACGCCGGGCTGGTGTACCATAACAACCGCCTCCTCGCCATGTCCGAGGACGACCTCCCCTACCACGTGCGCGTCACCGCCGACGGCGACCTCGAGACCGTGGGGCGCTACGACTTCGGCGGGCAGCTCGACACCGCCATGATCGCGCACCCGAAGCTGGACCCGGCCACCGGCGAGCTCTTCGCGCTCAGCTATAATGTCGTGTCCAAGCCGTTCCTCAAGTACTTCTACTTCACCGCCGACGGCCGCAAGTCCCCCGACGTGGTGATCCCCGTCGACGCGCCCACCATGATGCACGACTTCGCGGTCACCGAGAACCACGCCATCATCCCGGACCAGCAGATCGTGTTCAAGCTCCAGGAGATGGTGCTAGGCGGCTCCCCCGTGGTGTACGACAGGAACAAGACCGCGCGGTTCGGTGTGCTGCCGAAGCGCGCCACCGACGCGTCGCGGCTGCAGTGGGTGCAGGTCCCCGACTGCTTCTGCTTCCACCTCTGGAACGCGTGGGAGGACGACGCCACGGGCGAGATCGTGGTGATCGGGTCCTGCATGACCCCGGCCGACGCCGTGTTCAACGAATCCTCCTCCGGGGAGGAGAGCTTCCGCAGCGTGCTGTCGGAGATCCGGCTGGACCCGCGAACCGGCAAGTCCTCGCGGCGCGCGGTCCTGAGCGACGCCGACCAGGTGAACCTGGAGGCCGGCATGGTGAACCGGCAGCTGCTGGGCAGGAAGACCCGCTACGCCTACCTCGCCATCGCGGAGCCGTGGCCCAAGGTGTCGGGCTTCGGCAAGGTGGACCTCGAGAACGGCACCGTCGAGAAGTTCATCTACGGCGAGGGACGGTACGGCGGCGAGCCCTGCTTCGTGCCGCGCCCGGACGCCCCCGCGGGCGCCGCGGAGGACGACGGGTACGTGCTGTGCTACGTGCACGACGAGGGCCGCGGCGCGTCGGAAATGCTCGTCGTCAACGCCCGCGACATGCGCGCCGAGGCCGCCGTGAAGCTGCCGGGCCGCGTGCCGTACGGGCTGCACGGCACCTTCATCGGCGGCGAGGAGCTGCAGAGGCAGGCCTAG